In Danaus plexippus chromosome 19, MEX_DaPlex, whole genome shotgun sequence, the following are encoded in one genomic region:
- the LOC116768024 gene encoding immediate early response 3-interacting protein 1: MLSLWNLFEATLLCLNAVCVLHEERFMQKMGWGANGPNQGFEDQSSIKFQILNLVRSIRTVTRIPLIAFNIVTIIFKLLLG, translated from the exons ATGTTATCTCTGTGGAATTTGTTTGAAGCTACCCTTCTATGCCTTAATGCCGTGTGTGTTCTTCATGAAGAGAGGTTTATGCAAAAAA TGGGATGGGGTGCCAACGGTCCCAACCAAGGCTTCGAAGATCAATCgtcaattaaatttcaaatcttGAATTTGGTCAGATCAATAAGGACAGTTACCAGAA TTCCGTTGATAGCGTTTAACatagtaacaataattttcaagtTACTATTAGGATAA